One part of the Amaranthus tricolor cultivar Red isolate AtriRed21 chromosome 16, ASM2621246v1, whole genome shotgun sequence genome encodes these proteins:
- the LOC130802327 gene encoding ESCRT-related protein CHMP1A, which translates to MGNTEKLMNQIMELKFTSKSLQRQARKCEKDEKSEKLKVKKAIEKGNMDGARIYAENAIRKRTEQMNYLRLASRLDAVVARLDTQAKMQTIGKSMGSIVKSLESSLNTGNLQKMSETMDQFEKQFVNMEVQAEFMESSMAGSTSLSTPETEVNSLMQQVADDYGLEVSVGLPQAAGHAIAAPKASEKVDEDDLTRRLAELKARG; encoded by the coding sequence ATGGGGAACACTGAGAAGCTTATGAACCAAATCATGGAGCTTAAATTCACCTCGAAATCACTCCAACGCCAAGCTCGGAAGTGCGAGAAAGATGAGAAATCCGAGAAACTCAAAGTCAAGAAAGCAATTGAGAAAGGAAACATGGATGGAGCACGAATTTATGCCGAAAATGCAATTCGTAAGCGTACTGAACAAATGAATTACCTTCGTCTTGCTTCTCGTCTCGATGCGGTTGTTGCTCGACTTGATACTCAAGCCAAAATGCAAACAATTGGAAAATCTATGGGATCGATTGTGAAATCGCTTGAATCTTCGTTGAATACTGGTAATTTGCAGAAGATGTCGGAAACCATGGATCAATTTGAGAAGCAGTTTGTGAATATGGAGGTTCAAGCGGAGTTTATGGAGAGTTCGATGGCTGGAAGTACATCGCTCTCGACTCCCGAGACTGAGGTGAATAGTTTGATGCAGCAGGTGGCGGATGATTATGGTTTAGAGGTTTCTGTTGGTTTGCCTCAAGCTGCTGGACATGCAATTGCTGCTCCGAAGGCATCGGAGAAGGTTGATGAGGATGATCTTACGAGGAGGCTCGCTGAGCTTAAAGCTCGAGGTTGA